The DNA segment CcattagcttttttttttaaaaattttatttaatataagaattatggaaaaattacctaTGAAGTTTCTCTATTATAGAAATGTAATCAAATTATGTTCtttattaaatggattaatttaatttttatactattcaaatgaattaaataagactttcttcaaaaaaaataaattttaatagagttaacattttttgtttaaaaaatgacATGAAAATTGTTATTTTGCATTTGTAGTTAAACTCTAAGCaaaaccataaaaactttaaagatATTAACTTTGTTAAGAAATAgatgtaattttttaaacaataaatattaattttattaaattactttttaaatttttttgttaaagttaagatttaattctttttaataatataaaaactaaatccatccattaaataataaagaaacttTTACACCTTATAACTATAATAAAACAACCTATCAAATAGGTACACCATGTTTCTTTAGTCTTTATTTGATTGATCAAATGATGATCATGGTCATATACATACGAAAATTAAATGACAATACGGCATGGGAAGAGCTTTTGTGACCACCCTCGACCTATCATTTTATAAATTTCCACCTTATCCAAACTTAATATTCATATCCCATgcatgtatatacacatatgtatgtatgtatatcgGTCATAATTGTAAGTATCAACTCTGGGTTATATGTTTACAGAGGGTGGagtttgaatttgataatttggAACAGAAAATAAAACCAACAATTAAAATAcaccaacaaaaaaaaatattttaggaaACACAGGTTATTTAAGTAGACAAAACAACgttaaaatttataaacatgAATTATTAATGTACAACAAGAAAAGAAGGTAGGGAGGAGTAGGTGGTGGTGCTAAGGAATCTAGTTCATATAAAGAGGCGGAGAGccgaaaagaaacaaaaggatGGGCTAATTGCTAGAAGAGAGGGTAATTGCTCGAAAGATCAACCCCTTCTTCAATGTTGGGAGGATATTTATAGGAGAGGTCATTTTGTCTATTAGTGTGACGTGAGTAGTTGTTATGAAGAAGGTTGTCATTGTGTAATTCATGAAAGATGTGCACCATGAAAGCCCATTTTGTTATGCTTTTGGTCAATAGAGATTGTTATGCCTAGGTGAGCTCCCTTTGCCTTGAGCGTGTTTTCACACTTAGGAGTGGTTACAATTAATAAGCGGTTGCCTATCTCATCTTAGAAGGGCGGAAGGGCCTATCAAGCAGGTGGTCATGAACACGGAAGGTTGGTACTCCTATGATCAGGATGGATTGTTGAATGAGACGCTTTCTCAAGTGAAGTTAAAAGTAAGATCAATGCCATTTATCTTACTAACACGTATACAAATTAAGAAGAGATATAACGATTATAATACGAAATCACAAATAATACACATAAGCTAATTATCTCTAAAACTTGGATTCATTGATTAATGCTAACAACACAAGGCATTTGCTATAGTTTTCATTATTTCATAtaatctgaaatttttatggtttgACTACATATATAGAATTAATCACTCTTTAATCTCTATCCCTTGGGTCACACACACCCAAAAATAACCTCACCAATCTTCCATAATAAAAGcaacaaaatttattaattaaagaaattcAACTATGAATAAGGCCACAAGAGAGCTCCATTAAAAGGATTGCCGCATCTTCAACGTCCCGAGGAAACACACTCTGCAAAGCTGAATTCTTGCTTAAACTCGAAGCCAATTCCTTGAAGTAAAGCTTCTTTTGGCTTTGTTGACTATAAGGAGAATTATAATCCGATTGTGCCTTGAATTGTTGTTTTTTGAATTGCCCAATACGTGATTTCTTTTCCTTGTTGTTTTCCTTAAATTTCATTAATATTGCTGCATCGGTTGCAACTCCAGCACCGCTTTCGGCCGCTACCGTGGCCGCTTCCATGGCTCGTCTTGCCTTCCTTTGCCGAATCCCACAAGCATTGCAAAGAGACTGCACAAAGTTTTTCACATCTTAATCATCaaagttaatttatttgtatataattaattggtcaaattataatttttatcccTTTATTATACCCAATTACaatatttaatgttcatattttaattttacataatttaattttttaatactattaatattacttttaaaaaaagtattattaatgttatgttttattccaaatttaaaaaggaaaaaaaataatgtgattgagttatatgataaatataacaaaaaaattactttgttaattataattttgcattttaaataacataggaaattctgaatttttcttttaaaaaaataattttttttaacaatgtgAATGATTTAAACTAATGCATAATATTACCTTAGAATTATGCTGAATTAAAGTTCACAAATCAGTGGAACAAACTTAGGGacgaatttaataaaattattttttaatccttaaaattataaattaatataataataaaattaacttttaacttcaactgaactttaaaaaaaaaaaaattcacttttacCCCTAGCTAAGCCACAGGTAGAGTAGCAATAGACTTATGCTCGATTGATACCAATTTTGAATTTGATCCCCATCTGTGCCCTTCCCAAAACAAAATTATGGACTAAATCCTCAAATTTAGTATAGTAAAGAATTTGAGCATATAGACTAAATGGTGAACTTACTTTGGGACCTCGAGGGCCACTTCTCCAAAGCGGTGTCGTGGTGGTGTTACAGTCGGAGCAGACTCTAATGGCGTTGGCTTCACCATTACCAGTCACCGGATATTGAAACTTGTGATCTGTTGATCCCCTACTGCTACTGCTACTGCTACTGCAGTTGGAGTTGGagttcatcatcttcttcattagcctCATTTTGGATGACATCCATTTCACTGTTATCCCATTTTTATTATCCTCTGCACTGCTTTCGTAATTCCTTTCCTCGTTTCTTCCAAAGGATGAATTTTGGGCGTTGGTTGCCTTCTGATCTTCCACCGTTGATTGAagtgatgaagatgaagatgatgaactggCTTGTTGGTCGCTTGCTGATGATCCACCTTCATACTTATTCAcctaaaataaatagaataatcaAAGAgataaaagatgaaaaattaaaaaggTTTTACATCCACATAAGATACATGTATGTATATGATTTCACTATGTTTGGATCACAAGAAATTCAACATCAATGAATATTGAAGAGAATTAGGGTTCTTACAGAGAGAAAAAGCTGAAGATGATGGGGTTCTTCTTTTAGCTCCACAAAGGGGAAATTAGGAGATGGTGGTGGGTTAAGAAATGCTGGTGTCATTGCCAAGAGATAAAAGAGAGAGCGAGAGAGAgaagatattaaaaaaaataaaaatcagagAATTAGGCTAAGGAAATGGGATAAGGGCAAAGGGTCCTAATTAATGGAGTTGAAGGGGTTTTTATAAAGGAATTGTGAAGGAATTAAAAGGCAAGAAGAGGCCACACAGGCATTCACGTGACTTCATCTCACCCAAACAAAACAAGATAAAAACTATGACAAACTTAAAAGGGTGGGAGGGGGCGGTTGGATTGCAACTACTCAAACCCTAATGCCCAGTCTTATGACAAAACATATACACTATCTGCAGTCTTTTTGCCCCTTCAAAAATATTTCGAAAATGGTAAAATCCTATAATTAGTCCTTATTCAATTTGTGatatactttaatatataaaTCTTAGTTTCATCATTAATTCTGGTTAGTTTAACATGATAGTAAACAATCAGAcaaatgtataaaattaaattattttatagcattattataatttaaaaaaaaaaagtttgttttCCCCTACTGTATAATGAAAGGGGTCTACAATGTTATTGCTCAAAAACTCATTAATGTCTTCCAAACTTTTCTTCACTAGGTATTCAGTACCTCCATCAAGTCTCAAAGTAGTGAACTGAGAAAGTCTGGAATACGTTTAAGTCAGGTCAAATTCTCAAAATAGCATCATATGTAATttataagttatgaaattttgaaagaaaaagttgtttaaaataatagttacaaattctgaaaattcttcatcaaaatactttcaattattttttaaaacaacccCACCTTTAATTCATCACCATAAGTCTTAATAttatttgcttttctttttcctaaATCCAAGTCCGTATGAAaagtcaagaaaaaaaaaagggctaTAAATGCATGTGTATGGGATATCGGGCTCTGCAAATAACAGATTACCATTTACCAGTGAAAAGAGAAAAGATACCTACAATTCATAAACAAAGATCACCACcatatttgtttctttattattattattattatgatagttGTTTCTTTATTGATATATATGCAtgctcatatttatatatattatagtgtagtaggggagagttttttttttttatacaatagtAGATGAGAGTTATATATCTACAAATAAATGCAGTTTTTGGAAGATTTAGGAAGGAATATATGTGAGAGGGAGAGGATATTTCATTGCAGATATGAAGAGATGGGGTTGAAGATTTTGCATGGGAGAGTTGGCATATATGTTTTGCTCAAAGTATTGCCCAAAAGCCATCAAATGCTTGGTGCAGGCTTAGAGACAATATTGCTTCCTTGGCTGATGCTGCCGCCTGCCCCCTTTTTTGGTCCCCCACATACCCTTTGTGCCAAATTGATCAACTACATCATTTTCCTCACCTCTTCCCATTTATTTTAAGGTTAATTCACCAAACACCCTCAAATTGTATTTCAAATTCTAAATTGGTCATTAAAGTATCAATATCAAATTAATTAGGTTATTCCATCAACCAAGCGATCCATTTTT comes from the Gossypium hirsutum isolate 1008001.06 chromosome A06, Gossypium_hirsutum_v2.1, whole genome shotgun sequence genome and includes:
- the LOC121230650 gene encoding putative GATA transcription factor 22, with product MTPAFLNPPPSPNFPFVELKEEPHHLQLFLSVNKYEGGSSASDQQASSSSSSSSLQSTVEDQKATNAQNSSFGRNEERNYESSAEDNKNGITVKWMSSKMRLMKKMMNSNSNCSSSSSSSRGSTDHKFQYPVTGNGEANAIRVCSDCNTTTTPLWRSGPRGPKSLCNACGIRQRKARRAMEAATVAAESGAGVATDAAILMKFKENNKEKKSRIGQFKKQQFKAQSDYNSPYSQQSQKKLYFKELASSLSKNSALQSVFPRDVEDAAILLMELSCGLIHS